From the genome of Halomonas sp. MCCC 1A13316, one region includes:
- the yccS gene encoding YccS family putative transporter encodes MPISLTLSLRRLWTLDKFAYSLRVFLAFSGALLLSWVLADISLVIPLFLGIIASALSETDDSWQGRLQALAVTLVCFVTAALVVRWLFPWPWLFALGLGVATFVLIMLGAVGQRYATIASGTLILSLYTMINIEHHGGVPQSGDWDQTLLILSGAAWYGAISVIWCALFSRQPVKQSMAQLYRELGRYLMLKATLFEPLRGIDIEARRVALAQQNGRVVTALNQAKEMIFRRLEGQRGEGKLNRYLRIYFIAQEIHERASSTHYPYARLTEAFFHHDVLFRCQRLLDQQGLACKRLGKALLLDRPFEHDQSEQALADLRASIEHLRAMRNPAWRELIPSLNALADNLATLEERLATGHNPDASDDPGDAALFDRSPGSLRDAWERIRLNLTLASPTFRHAVRLPIALMAGYGLLHLTHPEQGFWILLTTLFVCRPNFAATRRFLTQRIAGTVLGLLVGWASITLFPTALLQTLIAVIAGVTFFATREKHYVIATAAITLLVLCSFNQVGDGFDLIWPRLFDTLLGALIAGAAVFFILPDWQGRRLHREASNAIVASHSYLEEILHQYASGKQDDLAYRLARRNAHNADAALSTLLANVLQEPEPYRKRVADDGFRFLVLSHTLLSYLSALGAHRKRLGEEAHDARLLIEGQRIADYLEALADHLARRIATAGLEEAREALMAILEDRLEGRLDGKPPEGEEEGYRPMQTQLLLIAQQLGPLTEAAERLISVHDDRETAVTAGAG; translated from the coding sequence ATGCCGATCTCGCTAACGCTCTCTCTACGCCGTCTGTGGACGCTGGACAAGTTCGCCTACAGCCTGCGCGTGTTTCTCGCCTTCAGTGGTGCGCTACTGCTGAGCTGGGTGCTGGCCGACATCAGCCTGGTGATTCCGCTTTTCCTCGGCATCATCGCCAGCGCGCTGTCGGAGACCGACGACAGCTGGCAGGGCCGCCTGCAGGCGCTCGCGGTCACGCTGGTCTGCTTTGTCACAGCGGCGCTCGTCGTGCGCTGGCTGTTTCCCTGGCCATGGCTGTTCGCCCTGGGGCTGGGGGTGGCGACCTTCGTACTGATCATGCTCGGGGCGGTGGGGCAGCGCTATGCCACCATCGCCTCCGGCACGCTGATCCTGTCCCTCTACACCATGATCAACATCGAGCATCACGGTGGCGTACCGCAGTCGGGCGACTGGGATCAGACGCTGTTGATCCTCTCGGGGGCGGCTTGGTACGGCGCGATATCGGTGATCTGGTGTGCGCTATTTTCGCGCCAGCCGGTCAAGCAGAGCATGGCCCAGCTCTATCGCGAGCTGGGCAGGTACCTGATGCTGAAGGCGACGCTGTTCGAGCCGCTGCGCGGCATCGACATCGAGGCGCGCCGTGTGGCGCTGGCGCAGCAGAACGGCAGGGTAGTGACGGCGCTCAACCAGGCCAAGGAGATGATCTTTCGCCGGCTCGAAGGGCAGCGCGGTGAGGGCAAGCTCAACCGCTACCTGCGCATCTACTTCATCGCCCAGGAGATTCACGAGCGCGCCAGCTCCACGCACTACCCCTATGCCCGGCTGACCGAGGCCTTCTTCCATCACGACGTGCTGTTTCGCTGCCAGCGCCTGCTCGACCAGCAGGGGCTGGCGTGCAAACGGCTGGGCAAGGCGCTGTTGCTCGACCGCCCCTTCGAGCACGACCAGAGCGAGCAGGCACTCGCCGACCTGCGTGCCTCCATCGAGCACCTACGGGCCATGCGCAACCCCGCGTGGCGGGAGCTGATACCTTCGCTCAACGCCCTGGCCGACAATCTCGCCACCCTCGAGGAGCGGCTGGCCACGGGACACAACCCCGATGCCAGCGACGATCCGGGCGATGCGGCACTGTTCGACCGCTCGCCCGGTAGCCTGCGCGATGCCTGGGAGCGTATCCGCCTCAATCTGACGCTGGCCTCGCCCACTTTCCGCCACGCGGTAAGGCTACCCATTGCGCTGATGGCGGGCTATGGGCTGCTGCACCTGACCCATCCCGAGCAGGGTTTCTGGATTCTGCTCACCACGCTGTTCGTGTGTCGCCCCAATTTCGCCGCTACCCGGCGCTTCCTGACTCAGCGCATTGCCGGCACCGTGCTGGGACTGTTGGTCGGCTGGGCGTCGATCACGCTGTTTCCCACCGCTCTGCTGCAGACGCTGATCGCAGTGATCGCCGGTGTCACCTTCTTCGCCACCCGCGAGAAGCACTACGTCATCGCCACCGCGGCCATCACCCTGCTGGTGCTGTGCAGCTTCAACCAGGTCGGCGACGGCTTCGATCTGATCTGGCCGCGGCTCTTCGACACCTTGCTCGGCGCGCTGATTGCCGGTGCCGCCGTATTCTTCATCCTGCCCGACTGGCAGGGGCGGCGTTTGCATCGTGAGGCGTCCAACGCGATCGTGGCCAGCCACAGTTACCTGGAGGAGATCCTGCACCAGTATGCCAGCGGCAAGCAGGATGACCTGGCGTATCGCCTGGCGCGGCGCAACGCGCACAACGCCGATGCGGCACTGTCGACGCTGCTGGCCAACGTGCTGCAGGAACCCGAGCCGTATCGCAAGCGTGTCGCCGATGACGGCTTCCGCTTCCTGGTGCTGTCGCATACGCTGCTGAGCTATCTTTCAGCGCTGGGAGCACATCGAAAGCGGCTCGGCGAGGAGGCGCACGATGCCCGGCTGCTTATCGAGGGGCAGCGCATCGCCGACTATCTGGAAGCGTTGGCGGATCATCTGGCCCGACGCATCGCCACCGCCGGGCTCGAGGAGGCGCGCGAGGCGTTGATGGCTATTCTCGAAGATCGCCTCGAGGGTCGGCTCGACGGCAAGCCGCCGGAGGGGGAAGAGGAGGGCTATCGGCCCATGCAGACGCAGTTGCTGCTGATCGCCCAGCAGCTAGGTCCGCTGACCGAAGCTGCCGAGCGTCTGATCTCGGTGCACGACGATCGCGAAACTGCTGTTACGGCAGGTGCCGGCTGA